A stretch of the Neodiprion lecontei isolate iyNeoLeco1 chromosome 4, iyNeoLeco1.1, whole genome shotgun sequence genome encodes the following:
- the LOC107224545 gene encoding molybdenum cofactor sulfurase 2 isoform X2, giving the protein MAEENREKCYAQVYDRETVEYLKTEFDRLKDNCYLDHAGATLYSKTQIKNVADDLSSNLYGNPHSLGSASKLTLDIIDQIRFRILDHFHTSCDEYSVIFTSSATASLKLVSESFAFSKYDEIQGGGCGKFVYLQDNHTSVLGMREVVAERGAEVFCLGHEEAFKIFHGERSRRTEPEVETRKLNSLFVYPAQCNFSGLKYPLEWVKITTEENALDYLVDDRRSEWFTMLDAASYVATNDLDLAKFKPDFVCLSFYKIFGYPTGIGALLVRNSSAGVLRKVYYGGGTVEISLSSDMFHSKRPVLHERFEDGTLPFLSIASLRHGFEVLEKIPMQKISQHVFGLAKCLHDSLLVMHHSNGSPIAKLYSDTAYEDARAQGGVVTFNLLRPNGETVGFVEFLNMSNLHKIHVRTGCFCNPGACQRHLKLSNEELKEHFSAGHVCGDERDLVKGKPTGGIRVSFGYMSTMSEVTSLIELVKKCFLHGPEVEKVPDWWGAHRMKVRIRHGDGSSTSDLATIRPSSDQHDLDEGYFENVVRNGDGISTDARIVLEEDGEEEEDGRDEKGAKCKLRRLYIYPVKSCAAYEIPESWVIGNRGLNYDREWMITTASGVCLTQKQEVKLCLIRPVIRRADNVLELNYPGMPSIKVPLKIAVNDPRPAGAVCRSKICGHRVEGTDCGSDVSEWLSLSLGRPGLRLVKQNSEAKVKNGPDISFSSQAQYLLINQASIRWLAEKITPDSECDKDTILDRFRGNIVVDGCEPFDEMKWTSIKIGKTMFRVDGQCTRCQMICVDQNTGKKTVEPLRTLAEEFHGKMRFGIYLSRECGGNEVIRIGDQIAYQ; this is encoded by the exons ATGGCTGaagaaaatcgtgaaaaatgttaCGCCCAAGTTTACGATCGGGAGACGGTAGAATATTTGAAGACCGAATTCGACCGGCTCAAAG ataaCTGCTACCTCGATCATGCCGGCGCTACTCTTTACTCCAAAACCCAAATCAAAAACGTCGCCGACGATCTCTCCTCCAACCTTTATGGAAATCCACACTCACTTGGATCCGCCAGCAAACTGACCCTGGACATTATTGACCAGATCAGATTCAG GATCCTGGATCACTTTCACACGAGCTGTGACGAGTACAGCGTGATATTCACATCGAGCGCAACAGCGTCGTTGAAGCTCGTGTCCGAGAGTTTCGCGTTTTCTAAATACGACGAGATCCAAGGCGGAGGATGCGGAAAGTTCGTGTACCTGCAGGATAATCACACTTCCGTTTTGGGAATGAGGGAAGTGGTGGCGGAGAGAGGAGCGGAGGTTTTCTGCCTAGGGCACGAGGAGGcctttaaaatatttcacggtGAAAGGAGTCGGAGGACAGAGCCGGAGGTGGAGACCCGGAAGTTAAACTCCCTCTTCGTTTACCCGGCTCAATGTAATTTCTCCGGGTTGAAATACCCTCTGGAATGGGTGAAGATTACCACCGAGGAAAACGCGCTCGATTATCTCGTCGATGATCGACGATCTGAGTGGTTCACCATGCTCGACGCTGCTTCCTACGTTGCCACGAACGATCTCGACCTCGCCAAATTCAAACCAGATTTTGTTTGCCTGtcgttttacaaaattttcggATACCCGACCGGAATTGGAGCTCTTTTAGTCAGGAACTCGTCGGCTGGTGTTCTTAGGAAGGTTTATTACGGCGGTGGAACCGTAGAGATCAGCCTCAGCTCCGACATGTTTCACTCCAAGAGACCCGTTCTCCATGAAAG GTTTGAAGACGGAACGCTGCCGTTCCTCTCGATAGCGTCACTGCGACACGGTTTCGAAGTCCTCGAAAAAATTCCTATGCAGAAAATATCCCAGCACGTATTCGGCCTAGCCAAGTGCCTGCACGATTCTCTGCTTGTGATGCACCACTCGAACGGATCGCCGATAGCGAAATTGTACTCAGACACAGCTTACGAGGACGCGAGGGCTCAAGGTGGTGTCGTGACCTTCAACCTGCTTCGACCGAACGGTGAGACCGTGGGTTTCGTCGAGTTCCTGAACATGTCTAATCTTCACAAGATCCACGTGAGAACCGGATGCTTCTGTAACCCAGGTGCCTGCCAGAGGCACCTGAAACTCTCGAACGAGGAGCTGAAGGAACACTTCAGCGCCGGACACGTCTGCGGGGATGAGAGAGACCTGGTGAAGGGTAAACCGACAGGTGGAATCAGGGTTTCCTTCGGCTACATGTCGACCATGTCGGAAGTCACATCGTTAATCGAGTTGGTAAAGAAGTGCTTCCTACATGGACCGGAAGTTGAGAAAGTCCCCGACTGGTGGGGGGCGCACAGGATGAAAGTCAGGATTAGACACGGCGATGGTTCTTCGACTAGCGATCTTGCGACGATTCGTCCAAGCTCTGATCAGCACGACTTGGATGAAGGGTATTTTGAGAACGTGGTCAGAAACGGCGACGGAATTTCGACGGATGCTCGAATTGTTCTGGAGGAAGATggggaagaggaagaggatggCAGGGATGAAAAGGGGGCGAAGTGCAAGCTGAGGAGACTATATATATACCCAGTCAAGTCTTGTGCGGCGTATGAAATTCCGGAATCGTGGGTCATTGGGAACAGGGGATTGAATTACGACAGAGAATGGATGATCACGACAGCTTCGGGCGTCTGTTTGACACAGAAACAGGAGGTCAAACTCTGCTTGATAAGGCCCGTTATAAGGCGGGCTGACAATGTTTTGGAACTCAACTATCCTG GCATGCCTTCGATAAAAGTCCCTTTGAAGATCGCAGTGAACGACCCAAGGCCTGCAGGGGCTGTTTGTCGGAGTAAAATATGCGGTCATAGAGTGGAAGGGACAGATTGTGGATCTGACGTTTCGGAGTGGCTAAGTTTAAGTTTAGGTCGTCCCGGGCTTAGACTAGTCAAACAAAACAGCGAGGCAAAAG tgaaaaatggacCGGACATATCCTTCTCGAGTCAAGCTCAGTACTTGTTGATAAACCAAGCGAGCATTCGGTGGCTGGCGGAGAAAATTACCCCGGATTCCGAGTGCGATAAGGACACAATTTTGGACAGATTCAGGGGCAACATAGTCGTGGATGGCTGCGAACCATTCGATGAGATGAAATGGACGAGCATAAAAATCGGGAAGACGATGTTCCGG GTCGACGGCCAGTGTACGAGGTGCCAGATGATCTGCGTCGATCAAAACACCGGGAAAAAAACTGTGGAACCGTTGAGAACGTTGGCGGAAGAATTTCATGGTAAAATGAGATTCGGTATTTACTTGAGCAGAGAGTGTGGCGGAAACGAAGTGATAAGAATCGGTGACCAGATTGCTTATCAATGA
- the LOC107224545 gene encoding molybdenum cofactor sulfurase 2 isoform X1: MAEENREKCYAQVYDRETVEYLKTEFDRLKDNCYLDHAGATLYSKTQIKNVADDLSSNLYGNPHSLGSASKLTLDIIDQIRFRYALNTGDSTSNRTKKRDFFPDYFRRFRLITYLKILDHFHTSCDEYSVIFTSSATASLKLVSESFAFSKYDEIQGGGCGKFVYLQDNHTSVLGMREVVAERGAEVFCLGHEEAFKIFHGERSRRTEPEVETRKLNSLFVYPAQCNFSGLKYPLEWVKITTEENALDYLVDDRRSEWFTMLDAASYVATNDLDLAKFKPDFVCLSFYKIFGYPTGIGALLVRNSSAGVLRKVYYGGGTVEISLSSDMFHSKRPVLHERFEDGTLPFLSIASLRHGFEVLEKIPMQKISQHVFGLAKCLHDSLLVMHHSNGSPIAKLYSDTAYEDARAQGGVVTFNLLRPNGETVGFVEFLNMSNLHKIHVRTGCFCNPGACQRHLKLSNEELKEHFSAGHVCGDERDLVKGKPTGGIRVSFGYMSTMSEVTSLIELVKKCFLHGPEVEKVPDWWGAHRMKVRIRHGDGSSTSDLATIRPSSDQHDLDEGYFENVVRNGDGISTDARIVLEEDGEEEEDGRDEKGAKCKLRRLYIYPVKSCAAYEIPESWVIGNRGLNYDREWMITTASGVCLTQKQEVKLCLIRPVIRRADNVLELNYPGMPSIKVPLKIAVNDPRPAGAVCRSKICGHRVEGTDCGSDVSEWLSLSLGRPGLRLVKQNSEAKVKNGPDISFSSQAQYLLINQASIRWLAEKITPDSECDKDTILDRFRGNIVVDGCEPFDEMKWTSIKIGKTMFRVDGQCTRCQMICVDQNTGKKTVEPLRTLAEEFHGKMRFGIYLSRECGGNEVIRIGDQIAYQ; this comes from the exons ATGGCTGaagaaaatcgtgaaaaatgttaCGCCCAAGTTTACGATCGGGAGACGGTAGAATATTTGAAGACCGAATTCGACCGGCTCAAAG ataaCTGCTACCTCGATCATGCCGGCGCTACTCTTTACTCCAAAACCCAAATCAAAAACGTCGCCGACGATCTCTCCTCCAACCTTTATGGAAATCCACACTCACTTGGATCCGCCAGCAAACTGACCCTGGACATTATTGACCAGATCAGATTCAGGTACGCGCTGAATACGGGGGattccacgtcaaatcgaacgaaaaaacgagATTTTTTCCCCGACTACTTTAGACGTTTTCGCCTTATTACTTACTTGAA GATCCTGGATCACTTTCACACGAGCTGTGACGAGTACAGCGTGATATTCACATCGAGCGCAACAGCGTCGTTGAAGCTCGTGTCCGAGAGTTTCGCGTTTTCTAAATACGACGAGATCCAAGGCGGAGGATGCGGAAAGTTCGTGTACCTGCAGGATAATCACACTTCCGTTTTGGGAATGAGGGAAGTGGTGGCGGAGAGAGGAGCGGAGGTTTTCTGCCTAGGGCACGAGGAGGcctttaaaatatttcacggtGAAAGGAGTCGGAGGACAGAGCCGGAGGTGGAGACCCGGAAGTTAAACTCCCTCTTCGTTTACCCGGCTCAATGTAATTTCTCCGGGTTGAAATACCCTCTGGAATGGGTGAAGATTACCACCGAGGAAAACGCGCTCGATTATCTCGTCGATGATCGACGATCTGAGTGGTTCACCATGCTCGACGCTGCTTCCTACGTTGCCACGAACGATCTCGACCTCGCCAAATTCAAACCAGATTTTGTTTGCCTGtcgttttacaaaattttcggATACCCGACCGGAATTGGAGCTCTTTTAGTCAGGAACTCGTCGGCTGGTGTTCTTAGGAAGGTTTATTACGGCGGTGGAACCGTAGAGATCAGCCTCAGCTCCGACATGTTTCACTCCAAGAGACCCGTTCTCCATGAAAG GTTTGAAGACGGAACGCTGCCGTTCCTCTCGATAGCGTCACTGCGACACGGTTTCGAAGTCCTCGAAAAAATTCCTATGCAGAAAATATCCCAGCACGTATTCGGCCTAGCCAAGTGCCTGCACGATTCTCTGCTTGTGATGCACCACTCGAACGGATCGCCGATAGCGAAATTGTACTCAGACACAGCTTACGAGGACGCGAGGGCTCAAGGTGGTGTCGTGACCTTCAACCTGCTTCGACCGAACGGTGAGACCGTGGGTTTCGTCGAGTTCCTGAACATGTCTAATCTTCACAAGATCCACGTGAGAACCGGATGCTTCTGTAACCCAGGTGCCTGCCAGAGGCACCTGAAACTCTCGAACGAGGAGCTGAAGGAACACTTCAGCGCCGGACACGTCTGCGGGGATGAGAGAGACCTGGTGAAGGGTAAACCGACAGGTGGAATCAGGGTTTCCTTCGGCTACATGTCGACCATGTCGGAAGTCACATCGTTAATCGAGTTGGTAAAGAAGTGCTTCCTACATGGACCGGAAGTTGAGAAAGTCCCCGACTGGTGGGGGGCGCACAGGATGAAAGTCAGGATTAGACACGGCGATGGTTCTTCGACTAGCGATCTTGCGACGATTCGTCCAAGCTCTGATCAGCACGACTTGGATGAAGGGTATTTTGAGAACGTGGTCAGAAACGGCGACGGAATTTCGACGGATGCTCGAATTGTTCTGGAGGAAGATggggaagaggaagaggatggCAGGGATGAAAAGGGGGCGAAGTGCAAGCTGAGGAGACTATATATATACCCAGTCAAGTCTTGTGCGGCGTATGAAATTCCGGAATCGTGGGTCATTGGGAACAGGGGATTGAATTACGACAGAGAATGGATGATCACGACAGCTTCGGGCGTCTGTTTGACACAGAAACAGGAGGTCAAACTCTGCTTGATAAGGCCCGTTATAAGGCGGGCTGACAATGTTTTGGAACTCAACTATCCTG GCATGCCTTCGATAAAAGTCCCTTTGAAGATCGCAGTGAACGACCCAAGGCCTGCAGGGGCTGTTTGTCGGAGTAAAATATGCGGTCATAGAGTGGAAGGGACAGATTGTGGATCTGACGTTTCGGAGTGGCTAAGTTTAAGTTTAGGTCGTCCCGGGCTTAGACTAGTCAAACAAAACAGCGAGGCAAAAG tgaaaaatggacCGGACATATCCTTCTCGAGTCAAGCTCAGTACTTGTTGATAAACCAAGCGAGCATTCGGTGGCTGGCGGAGAAAATTACCCCGGATTCCGAGTGCGATAAGGACACAATTTTGGACAGATTCAGGGGCAACATAGTCGTGGATGGCTGCGAACCATTCGATGAGATGAAATGGACGAGCATAAAAATCGGGAAGACGATGTTCCGG GTCGACGGCCAGTGTACGAGGTGCCAGATGATCTGCGTCGATCAAAACACCGGGAAAAAAACTGTGGAACCGTTGAGAACGTTGGCGGAAGAATTTCATGGTAAAATGAGATTCGGTATTTACTTGAGCAGAGAGTGTGGCGGAAACGAAGTGATAAGAATCGGTGACCAGATTGCTTATCAATGA
- the LOC107224544 gene encoding migration and invasion enhancer 1 isoform X2, translating to MYKSWPRKSGSCGHRKQFLEMADAIRKDVPTAEVSGSEGRQASFEVQVNGELVYSKLQTMAFPDYEAVADLAKEVSQGQPARKIKKEQPIDCVIS from the exons ATGTATAAAAGTTGGCCTCGGAAGAG CGGTTCTTGCGGGCATAGAAAGCAATTCTTGGAGATGGCAGACGCAATTCGCAAGGATGTTCCCACCGCGGAAGTGTCCGGGAGCGAAGGAAGACAAG CTTCGTTCGAAGTCCAGGTGAACGGTGAGCTGGTATACTCCAAACTTCAGACCATGGCTTTTCCCGACTATGAGGCCGTCGCTGATCTCGCGAAAGAAGTTTCCCAGGGTCAACCAGCGCGGAAAATCAAAAAGGAGCAGCCCATAGACTGTGTCATATCTTAA
- the LOC107224544 gene encoding migration and invasion enhancer 1 isoform X1 → MSDVKINVEYCGSCGHRKQFLEMADAIRKDVPTAEVSGSEGRQASFEVQVNGELVYSKLQTMAFPDYEAVADLAKEVSQGQPARKIKKEQPIDCVIS, encoded by the exons ATGTCTGACGTAAAGATAAATGTTGAGTATTG CGGTTCTTGCGGGCATAGAAAGCAATTCTTGGAGATGGCAGACGCAATTCGCAAGGATGTTCCCACCGCGGAAGTGTCCGGGAGCGAAGGAAGACAAG CTTCGTTCGAAGTCCAGGTGAACGGTGAGCTGGTATACTCCAAACTTCAGACCATGGCTTTTCCCGACTATGAGGCCGTCGCTGATCTCGCGAAAGAAGTTTCCCAGGGTCAACCAGCGCGGAAAATCAAAAAGGAGCAGCCCATAGACTGTGTCATATCTTAA